Within Candidatus Methylomirabilota bacterium, the genomic segment CCTCTTCGGTTCGACCTTCTTCGTCCTCACCGGGTTCCACGGCGGCCACGTGAGCCTGGGGGTCCTCTGGCTGCTGACGCTGCTGATCCTCGACCTCCGCGGCCGGCTCGGCGCCGAGGACGCGATCAAGGTCGAGGTGGCGGGACTCTACTGGCACTTCGTCGACATCGTCTGGATCGTGATCTTCACCCTCCTCTATCTGGTGCCGTGATGGCCGAGCGCGGACACGCAACGGTCGGGACCTACCTGAGGGTGGCGGTCCTCCTGGCGGTCATCACCGCCCTGGAAGTCGGCCTGATCTACATCCGCCAGCTGACGCCCATCCTGGTACCGCTGCTGGTGGTCATGTCGGCGGCCAAGTTCTCGCTGGTGGTCCTGTTCTTCATGCACCTGCGCTATGACGCCCGCGTGCTGAGCACGCTCTTCGTGGGGCCCCTCATCATCGCCACCGGGCTGGCGGTGGCGCTCATGACCCTCACCGGCGCCTTCCTGGTCTTCGGGCGATGATCCATCTGGAAACGGTACTGGGCGGCGCGTTGGTGGCCGGGGCCTGGACCGGCGCCTGGGTGGTGCGCGGCCAGCGGCCGGGCGCCGGGCGCACCGCCGCCTTGGTGGCCGCCCTCCTCGCGTTCGGCGTCGCGCTGAACGGGCCGTTGCACGACCTGGCCGAGCAGTCGAGCTTCAGCGCCCACATGGCCCAGCACCTTCTGCTCACCCTAGTGGTCCCGCCCTGCCTGGTGGCCGCCGCGCCGGCCTGGATGGTGGACGGGCTGCTGGCCCCGCTGCGACGGACGCCATGGCTGAGCGCCGTGGCGCGCGTGTCCACCCGGGCGATTCCCGCGCTGGCGCTCTATGCCGCGGCGCTCGTCGCCTGGCACCTGCCCGGGCCGTTCGGCGCGGCGCTCGAGTCGCACGCCTGGCACATCGTGGAGCACGTGGCGCTGACGGGCACGGCCCTGCTGGCCTGGTGGCCCGTGCTGAGCCCCTCGCGACTCTTCCCCGCGCTGCCCTATGGCGCCCAACTCCTCTACCTCTTCGCCTTCGGCATGCCGATGACGGTCGTGGCCGCGATGATCACGGGCGCCGAGGAGGTGCTGTACCCGTTCTACGCCGAAGCCGCGCGGGCGACGGGGATGGATCCCCTCGCCGACCAGCGGCTGGGGGGCATCCTGATGTGGGTGCCGGCGGGCGTGGTCCCGCTGGTGGCCTTCACCATCGTCTTCTTTCGCTGGGCGGCCGCTGAAGCCGATGACGTGGCCGAGGGAATGGACTGTCCAAAGTAAGACCCGCGCTACACTCCCGCCGCGTTCAACCCCTGGCGGTGAACACCCGCGCATGCGTGGCACTCGCCTTGCACTCTGGCTAGACGGCTCGCCTCCCAGGGAGGCCGACAGCCAGGAGGGTCCGGTGGCCGTCAAGGTCGAGTTCAAGCCCGTCGGTCGGAATCGGCGGGAGTGGATGTGGAAGGCGCGGGACGAGAGCAACACCATCACGATCTCGGGCCAGCGCTTCGACTCGCTCCTGGACGCCATGCGCGACGCGCGGGAGCAGATCGACGAGCTCGCGGGCGACGACGGGCCCGATGACGGTCCCTTCGCAGCCGCCTGAGCCCCCGCTGACCCCGTCCCCAGAGTCGTTTTTTCAATCGGCACGCCTTTTTTGCATCCACCCGACCCTGCTATGATGAGCTGACTGCATGAACATCTGCGTAGCGGGCACCGGCTATGTCGGTCTCGTGACGGGGGCGGTCTTCGCCGACCTGGGCAATGAAGTGATCTGCGTCGATAACCAGCCGGACAAGATCGCCGGGCTGGACGCCGGGAAGATGCCGATTTACGAGCCCGGCCTGGAGGAGATGGTCGCCCGCAACGTGGCGGACGGCCGGCTGTCCTTCACCACCGAGCTTACCGCCGCCATCAAGCGCTCCCAGATCGTCTTCATCACCGTGGGGACGCCCCCGAAGGCCGACGGCCAGACCGATCTGAGCGCGGTGGAGGCGGTGGCGAAGGAGATCGGGCAGGCGATGGAGAAGCACACGGTCATCGTGAACAAGTCGACGGTGCCGGTCGGCACCGGCGACTTCGTCCGGGACATCATCGAGCGCAACCAGGCCCAGCCGGTCCCCTTCGACGTGGTCTCCAACCCGGAGTTCCTCCGCGAGGGGTCGGCCATCGAGGACACGCTCCGGCCCGATCGCATCGTCATCGGCGCGCCCAACCAGCAGGTGGCCATGACGCTCCTGGAGCTGTACGCGCCGCTGGAGCGTCCGATGATCATCACCGACGTGCCTTCCGCGGAGATGATCAAGTACGCCTCGAACGCGTTCCTGGCGGCCAAGATCTCGTTCGTCAACGCCATCGCCAACATGTGCGAGCTGGCCGGGGCCGACGTCACCCAGGTGTCGAAGGGCGTGGGCCTCGACGCGCGCATCGGGCCCGCGTTCCTGCAGGCGGGGCTCGGCTTCGGCGGCAGCTGCTTCCCCAAGGACACCGAATCGCTGGTCCACACGGCGGCGGCGCTCGGCTACGACTTCCGCCTGCTGCGGGCCGCCACGGAGGTCAACCGCGAGCGGCCGCAGCACTTCGTCGAGAAGATCAGGAAGGTGCTGGCGCCGCTGGACGACAAGATCATCGCGGTGCTCGGCCTGGCCTTCAAGCCCAACACCGACGACATGCGCGAGGCCAAGTCCATCGAGGTCATCGCGCGCCTGCTCGAGCTCGGCGCCCGGGTCCGCGCCTACGACCCCGTCGCGATCCCCAACGCCCGCCGGGTCCTGTCCCCGGCGGTCGTGTACTGCGACTCTCCGTACGCGGCGGCCGCCGGCGCCGACGGGCTGGTACTCGCGACCGAGTGGAACGAGTTCAAGTTCCTGAACCTGGAACGGATCCGGGCCCTCATGCGGCGACCGCTCGTGTTCGACGGGCGCAACCTCTGGGAGCCCGAGCGGATGCGGCGCGTCGGCTTCGAGTACTACTCGATCGGCCGCAAGCCGGTCCTGCCCGCGTAAGCCCCGCTCATGCGGGTGTTGGTCACCGGTGGAGCTGGCTTCATCGGCTCCCACCTCTGCGAGTTCCTCCTCCGGCGGGGCGCCCGGGTGATCTGCATCGACAACTTCATCACGGGCTCGCCCGAGAACGTCGCGCACCTCGAGGCCAGCCCGGACTTCACGTTCGTGCGTCACGACGTCACCGAATACATAGCGGTGGAGGGGCCGCTGGACTGGGTCCTGCACTTCGCCAGCCCCGCCTCGCCCCGCGACTACCTGGAGCTGCCGATCCAGACGCTGAAGGTCGGCGCCCTGGGGACCCACCGGACCCTCGGCGTGGCCAAGGCCAAGCGCGCCGGCTTTCTGCTCGCGTCGACCTCGGAGATCTACGGGGATCCCCTCGTCCACCCCCAGCGCGAGGACTACTGGGGCCACGTGAACCCCGTGGGCCCCCGCGGCGTGTACGACGAGGCCAAGCGCTTCGCCGAGGCGCTCACGATGGCCTATCACCGGGCCCACGGCGTCGACACGCGGATCGTCCGCATCTTTAACACGCACGGGCCCCGCATCCGCGTGAACGACGGCCGCGCGATCCCCGCCTTCGTCACCCAGGCGCTCACCGGCCGGCCCCTGACCGTCTTCGGCGACGGCTCCCAGACGCGCTCGTTCCAGTACATCGACGACCTCACCGACGGCATCTGGCGCCTGATGCACGCGCCGGTCACCGATCCGGTCAACATCGGGAACCCCCAGGAGATGACGCTGCTGGAGCTGGCCCAGCGCATCCTCCGGCTGACCGGCTCGCAGAGCGAGATCGTCTTCCGTCCGCTGCCCGAGGACGACCCCAAGGTCCGCCAGCCCGACATCACGCGGGCGCGGAGGCTGCTCGGCTGGGAGCCCCGGGTCGACACCAATGAGGGGTTGCGGCTCACCATCGAGTGGTTCCGGGGAAAGGTCCGGCGGTGAGGATCCTCGTCACCGGCGGAGCTGGCTTCGTCGGCTCCCACATCGCCGATCGGCTGATCCGCGACGGGCACGCCGTCGCCGTCGTCGACAATGTGAGCGCGGGGACGCGCGAGAACGTGAACCGGGCGGCGACGCTCCACGTCTGTGACATCCGCAGCGCGCGGCTCGACGCCGTCTTTGCCGCCGCCCGCCCGGAGGCGGTCCTCCACGTGGCCGCCCAGGCAGCCGTCTCCCGCTCCGTCGTGGACCCGCTCTTCGACGCCAGCGTCAACGTGCTGGGCACCATCGCGCTCCTCGAAGCGAGCCGGCGCACCGGTGTCCGCCGCGTCGTCTACACCTCGACCGGCGGGGCGGCCTACGGCGACACCGACGTGCTGCCCACGCCCGAAGACCATCCGGCCCGGGCCACATCGCCCTACGGGGTGTCGAAGGTGGCCGCCGAACGCTACCTCGAGTGCTGGGCGGGGCTGACCGGCGGCCGGACGCTGGCGCTCCGGCTGGCCAACGTGTACGGCCCGCGTCAGAATCCGCTGGGCGAGGCCGGGGTGATCGCGATCTTCGCCCACCGCCTGCTGGGGGGCGAGCCCTGCGTCGTGAACGGCGACGGCGAGCAGACGCGCGACTACGTCTACGTGGAGGACGTCGCCGACGCCGTGGCGCGCGCAGTCGCACGCGCCGACGCGACCGGCGTCGTGAACATCGGCACCGGCGTCGAGACGTCGGTGAACGAGCTGTACCGTCGGCTCGCCAAGGCGGCGCCGGTCGAGCGCCCCGCCGTGCACGGGCCCGCGCGGCCCGGCGAGCAGCGGCGGAGCGCGCTGGACGCCACGCGCGCGAAGGCCCTGCTGGGCTGGACGCCCAGCACCTCGCTCGACGAGGGCCTCGCCAGGACGCTGGCCTATTTCCGAGGACTGAAGCGAACCGGTTGACCCCCGAGTCGGTTCGAGCGCCGGCTTCGCCGGCGCAACTCCTGGGGGAGGCCTCGGAGGGGGCCGTCGAGGCCCCCTCCGACGAGAATAGGGAGGTGGAGGCGTGATCGACGAAGAGCTGAAGGCCATTCTGGTGTGTCCAGCCTGTAAGGGCGATCTCCGGTTCGAGGAGACGCGCATCATCTGCCCGGCCTGCCGGAAGGCATACCCCATCCGCGATGGCATCCCCGTGATGCTCATCGACGAGGCTCAACCCTGGTCGCCGAACAGCTAGGCGCCGGGGCGACCGGCTCCGGCCCTCCGGCGCAGGCGGTCATCCTGGCCGGCGGCCAGGGCACGCGGCTCCGACCGCTGACGCTGGCCCGGGCCAAGCCGGTCGTGCCGCTCTTGAACCGGCCGTTCCTCGCCTACCAGCTCGCGCTGCTCAAGGCGCACGGCATCACCGACGTCCTCCTGTCGTGCTCGTACCGGGTCGAGGACATCCGCGCGGCGCTGGCCGGCGAGACGTTCGGCGTGAGCCTCCGCTACGTCGTGGAGAAGGAGCCGCTGGGCACCGGCGGCGGCGTCCGCAATGCGGCCGACCTCGCGCGGGGGACGGTGTTCGTCCTCAACGGCGACATCCTGACCGACGTCGATCTCTCGGCGATGCGGCGGTTTCACGAGGCGCAGGGGGCCCGGGTCACGATCCTCCTCACGCGCGTGGACGACCCGCGGCTGTACGGCGTCGTGGAGACGACGGCGGACGGCCGCATCCGCCGGTTCCGCGAAAAGCCGACGGCGGACGAGGCGATCACGACCGACACCGTGAACGCCGGCGTGTACCTCATCGAGGCCGAGCTGCTGCGCCGGATGCCGGCCGACCACCCCGTGTCGATCGAGCGTGAGTTCTTCCCGGCGCTGATCGCCGAGGGCCTGCCCTGCTTCGGCTGGCGCCCGCCCGCCTACTGGCGCGACATCGGCAGCCCCGGCGCCTACCGCGCCGCCCAGATGGACCTGCTCGACGGGGGCGTGCAGACGCCGCTCCCTCCGCCGGGCACGTCCCGGGCGGGGGCCTGGGTCGCCGAGGGCGGCGCGGTGGCGGCCGACGCGCGCATCGAGGCCCCGAGCGTGGTGGGGCGCGACGTGGCGATCCACGCCCGCGCGCGCGTGGGGCCGCGGGCCGTCATCGGGGCCGGCTCGACGATCGGGCCCGGAGCGCGCGTCGAGGAGGCCGTTCTGTGGGAGCGCGTCCAGGTCGGCGCCGGGGCGGTGGTGCGCGAGTGCGTGGTCGGTGCGGAGGCGCGCATCGGCGCCCACGCCCAGGTTGGCGCGGGGGTCGTGCTCGAGACCGGCGCCGTCATCGCCGACCACACCAGACTGCCGCGCTGAGCCCGGCGCCTGTGGCCGCCCGGCCCGCGCTGGCGTGCTAGACTGAGACGTCATGACCCTCGCGCGAACCCGCAATTTTTCCATCGTCGCCCACATCGACCACGGCAAATCGACGCTCGCTGATCGGCTGTTGGCGCTCACCGGGACGATGGATGCGAAGAAGGCGGTGGACCAGGTGCTCGACTCGATGGACCTCGAGCGCGAGCGCGGCATCACCATCAAGGCCCACACGGTCCGGCTGATCTATCGCGCGCGCGACGGCGGGGATTACACGCTGAATCTGATCGACACGCCGGGGCACGTCGACTTCTCGTACGAGGTGTCGCGCGCGCTGGCCGCCTGCGAGGGGGCGCTCCTGATCATCGACGCCGCCCAGGGCATCGAGGCCCAGACGCTGGCCAACTACTACCTCGCGCTCGACGCCAACCTGACCATCGTCCCCGTCATCAACAAGATCGACCTGCCGGCCGCCGACGTCGAGGGCACGCGCAATCAGATCACCGAGCTCCTCGATCTCGACGGCGACGAGGCGCTGGTGATCTCGGCGAAGTACGGCACCGGCGTGCCGGAGGTCCTCGAGGCCATCGTGGCCCGCATCCCCCCGCCGCAGGGCGATCCGGAGGCGCCGCTCAAGGCGCTGGTCTTCGACTCCTTCTACGACTCTTACCAGGGCGTCGTCATCTACGTCCGGCTGACGGATGGCCGCGTGCGGCCCGGCTTGCGTATTCGGTTGATGTCCAACGGCCGCACCTACGACGTGCAGCAGGTCGGCGTCTTCACGCCCGAGATGCACCCGGTGGACGAGCTCAGTGCCGGCCAGGTCGGCTACCTCACCGCCTCGATCAAGCGCGTGGCCGACGCCAAGGTCGGGGAGACCATCACCGAAGCCGCCCGCCCGACCGCCGAGGCGTTCCCCGGCTACCGTGACGCCAAGCCCATGGTCTTCGCCGGGCTCTACTCGATCGAGGACACTGATTATGAAGCGCTGCGCGACGCGCTCGAAAAGCTTCGCCTGAACGATCCGGCGTTCTCCTTCGAGCCTGAGACATCTCTCGCCCTCGGCTACGGGTTCCGCTGCGGGTTCCTCGGCCTGCTCCACATGGAGATCGTCCAGGAGCGGCTGGAGCGAGAGTTCTCGCTCGACCTCATCGCGTCCGCGCCCTCGGTCGAATACCACGTCGTCCTGACGAACGGCCGCGGCCGGGTCGTCATCGACAACCCGGCGCTCCTGCCCAACCCCGCGGACATCGAGGAGATCGAGGAGCCGTGGGTGAAGCTCAGCGTCGTGACGCCGAGCCAGTACATCGGCCCGCTGATGAAGCTCTCGACGAACCGCCGCGGGACATTCCAGAACATGGAGTACCTCGACCCGACGCGGGTCGTCCTCCACTTCGAGATGCCCCTCGCCGAGCTCATCGTCGACTACTTCGACCAGCTCAAGAGCCGCAGCCAGGGCTACGCGTCGATGGACTACGAGGAGCTGGGCTACCGGACCGCGAACCTCGCGAAGGTCGACATCCTCGTCAACGGCGAGCCCGTCGACGCCCTGTCGCTGATCATCCACCGCGACAAGGCCCAGTCGGCAGGCCGCGTCCTGGCGGAGCGCCTCAAGCAGCTCATCCCCCGCCAGATGTTCGAGATCCCGATCCAGGCGGCGATCGGCTCGAACGTCATCGCCCGCGAAACCGTACGGGCGATGCGCAAGAACGTCCTCGCCAAGTGC encodes:
- a CDS encoding cytochrome C oxidase subunit IV family protein, yielding MAERGHATVGTYLRVAVLLAVITALEVGLIYIRQLTPILVPLLVVMSAAKFSLVVLFFMHLRYDARVLSTLFVGPLIIATGLAVALMTLTGAFLVFGR
- a CDS encoding cytochrome c oxidase assembly protein, with the translated sequence MIHLETVLGGALVAGAWTGAWVVRGQRPGAGRTAALVAALLAFGVALNGPLHDLAEQSSFSAHMAQHLLLTLVVPPCLVAAAPAWMVDGLLAPLRRTPWLSAVARVSTRAIPALALYAAALVAWHLPGPFGAALESHAWHIVEHVALTGTALLAWWPVLSPSRLFPALPYGAQLLYLFAFGMPMTVVAAMITGAEEVLYPFYAEAARATGMDPLADQRLGGILMWVPAGVVPLVAFTIVFFRWAAAEADDVAEGMDCPK
- a CDS encoding UDP-glucose/GDP-mannose dehydrogenase family protein, with protein sequence MNICVAGTGYVGLVTGAVFADLGNEVICVDNQPDKIAGLDAGKMPIYEPGLEEMVARNVADGRLSFTTELTAAIKRSQIVFITVGTPPKADGQTDLSAVEAVAKEIGQAMEKHTVIVNKSTVPVGTGDFVRDIIERNQAQPVPFDVVSNPEFLREGSAIEDTLRPDRIVIGAPNQQVAMTLLELYAPLERPMIITDVPSAEMIKYASNAFLAAKISFVNAIANMCELAGADVTQVSKGVGLDARIGPAFLQAGLGFGGSCFPKDTESLVHTAAALGYDFRLLRAATEVNRERPQHFVEKIRKVLAPLDDKIIAVLGLAFKPNTDDMREAKSIEVIARLLELGARVRAYDPVAIPNARRVLSPAVVYCDSPYAAAAGADGLVLATEWNEFKFLNLERIRALMRRPLVFDGRNLWEPERMRRVGFEYYSIGRKPVLPA
- a CDS encoding UDP-glucuronic acid decarboxylase family protein, which translates into the protein MRVLVTGGAGFIGSHLCEFLLRRGARVICIDNFITGSPENVAHLEASPDFTFVRHDVTEYIAVEGPLDWVLHFASPASPRDYLELPIQTLKVGALGTHRTLGVAKAKRAGFLLASTSEIYGDPLVHPQREDYWGHVNPVGPRGVYDEAKRFAEALTMAYHRAHGVDTRIVRIFNTHGPRIRVNDGRAIPAFVTQALTGRPLTVFGDGSQTRSFQYIDDLTDGIWRLMHAPVTDPVNIGNPQEMTLLELAQRILRLTGSQSEIVFRPLPEDDPKVRQPDITRARRLLGWEPRVDTNEGLRLTIEWFRGKVRR
- a CDS encoding NAD-dependent epimerase/dehydratase family protein — encoded protein: MRILVTGGAGFVGSHIADRLIRDGHAVAVVDNVSAGTRENVNRAATLHVCDIRSARLDAVFAAARPEAVLHVAAQAAVSRSVVDPLFDASVNVLGTIALLEASRRTGVRRVVYTSTGGAAYGDTDVLPTPEDHPARATSPYGVSKVAAERYLECWAGLTGGRTLALRLANVYGPRQNPLGEAGVIAIFAHRLLGGEPCVVNGDGEQTRDYVYVEDVADAVARAVARADATGVVNIGTGVETSVNELYRRLAKAAPVERPAVHGPARPGEQRRSALDATRAKALLGWTPSTSLDEGLARTLAYFRGLKRTG
- a CDS encoding Trm112 family protein; the protein is MIDEELKAILVCPACKGDLRFEETRIICPACRKAYPIRDGIPVMLIDEAQPWSPNS
- a CDS encoding NDP-sugar synthase, which codes for MAGGQGTRLRPLTLARAKPVVPLLNRPFLAYQLALLKAHGITDVLLSCSYRVEDIRAALAGETFGVSLRYVVEKEPLGTGGGVRNAADLARGTVFVLNGDILTDVDLSAMRRFHEAQGARVTILLTRVDDPRLYGVVETTADGRIRRFREKPTADEAITTDTVNAGVYLIEAELLRRMPADHPVSIEREFFPALIAEGLPCFGWRPPAYWRDIGSPGAYRAAQMDLLDGGVQTPLPPPGTSRAGAWVAEGGAVAADARIEAPSVVGRDVAIHARARVGPRAVIGAGSTIGPGARVEEAVLWERVQVGAGAVVRECVVGAEARIGAHAQVGAGVVLETGAVIADHTRLPR
- the lepA gene encoding translation elongation factor 4; this translates as MTLARTRNFSIVAHIDHGKSTLADRLLALTGTMDAKKAVDQVLDSMDLERERGITIKAHTVRLIYRARDGGDYTLNLIDTPGHVDFSYEVSRALAACEGALLIIDAAQGIEAQTLANYYLALDANLTIVPVINKIDLPAADVEGTRNQITELLDLDGDEALVISAKYGTGVPEVLEAIVARIPPPQGDPEAPLKALVFDSFYDSYQGVVIYVRLTDGRVRPGLRIRLMSNGRTYDVQQVGVFTPEMHPVDELSAGQVGYLTASIKRVADAKVGETITEAARPTAEAFPGYRDAKPMVFAGLYSIEDTDYEALRDALEKLRLNDPAFSFEPETSLALGYGFRCGFLGLLHMEIVQERLEREFSLDLIASAPSVEYHVVLTNGRGRVVIDNPALLPNPADIEEIEEPWVKLSVVTPSQYIGPLMKLSTNRRGTFQNMEYLDPTRVVLHFEMPLAELIVDYFDQLKSRSQGYASMDYEELGYRTANLAKVDILVNGEPVDALSLIIHRDKAQSAGRVLAERLKQLIPRQMFEIPIQAAIGSNVIARETVRAMRKNVLAKCYGGDITRKRKLLEKQKEGKQRMKRVGSVEIPQEAFLAMLRMDEG